One genomic segment of Panulirus ornatus isolate Po-2019 chromosome 3, ASM3632096v1, whole genome shotgun sequence includes these proteins:
- the LOC139759909 gene encoding uncharacterized protein translates to MKQGPPLYLILAFILLQVMPRTRCKTTGRLEEGDAFEENRIKHDVGEDIKQMLRERAEVRDKDSESKRSETKLRVDDDRKRSYSGVEITENEQKTMDKDSTPTGKEGRSSILKKTELNKKYSEKDGMTGTYLKRAGIDEESPESSRVDSLLAEGIRETANRRKKVRKETKFDYNDEDKDVSKYPTDRKKKVSSRKLRRTGNKTRNKTKRKGKLGKKKKSSQNIEHEQNKSYDKKREVKSGRRKKSSQKSKRGKQNTKRNKTRIREELGRMDILSQSRKNERNRNIKGNETNSKQRAPGEKAKQGTEDDSKKAIEILGDMRVAYDGNETRTQDEIMQETSDQQKKIRGFTTIRKGRKENSNNQQKRDFNFQYYQVSTCTKTYTVAVGRPFLLTSDGSRKRRKCRVIFKAPKGGSLKLSCPVMNLASSGCKREKLLVKADGRRWEFCKNNKLLVETSGEMLSIKHQRNKIRKKDCTGVFMCEVTLLSKQVGRDRQPSGSSIVGAPKLCDTEYPYQPVP, encoded by the exons ATGAAGCAAGGACCGCCTCTTTACCTCATCCTGGCGTTCATCCTACTCCAGGTCATGCCGAGAACCCGCTGCAAGACGACCGGGAGGCTGGAAGAGGGTGACGCTTTCGAAGAGAACAGAATCAAACACGACGTAGGAGAAGACATAAAACAGATGCTGAGGGAGCGAGCAGAGGTCCGAGACAAGGATTCCGAGAGTAAGCGCTCCGAGACGAAACTGCGGGTGGATGACGACCGTAAGAGGTCGTATAGCGGAGTAGAAATAACTGAAAACGAACAGAAAACGATGGACAAGGACAGTACACCaacaggaaaagaaggaagaagtagCATCTTAAAGAAAACTGAACTGAACAAGAAGTATTCCGAGAAAGATGGAATGACAGGAACCTATTTAAAGCGAGCTGGAATAGATGAGGAAAGCCCTGAGAGTTCCAGGGTGGATTCATTGTTGGCTGAGGGAATCCGGGAAACGGCAAACCGTCGTAAGAAAGTCAGAAAGGAAACAAAGTTCGACTATAACGATGAAGATAAAGATGTCTCAAAGTATCCAACAgacagaaagaagaaagtttcatCGCGGAAACTGAGGAGGACAGGAAATAAGACGAGAAACAAGACAAAACGTAAGGGAAAATTAGGCAAGAAGAAAAAATCATCACAGAACATAGAACATGAACAAAATAAAAGTTATGACAAAAAACGTGAGGTGAAATCGGGCAGGAGGAAAAAATCATCACAAAAATCAAAGAGAGGAAAACAAAATACCaaaagaaataaaacaagaaTCAGGGAAGAATTAGGTAGAATGGATATCTTATCACAATCAAGAAAAAACGAAAGAAACCGAAACATTAAGGGAAATGAGACAAATTCTAAGCAAAGAGCACCAGGAGAGAAGGCAAAACAAGGTACGGAAGACGATTCAAAAAAAGCAATCGAAATCTTAGGAGATATGAGGGTTGCTTATGACGGAAATGAGACGCGAACACAGGACGAAATCATGCAGGAAACAAGCGACCAGCAGAAGAAAATCAGAGGCTTTACGACCAttaggaagggaagaaaggaaaaCAGTAACAATCAGCAAAAGAGGGATTTCAACTTCCAGT ATTACCAAGTGTCGACGTGTACGAAAACTTACACTGTGGCCGTCGGACGACCCTTCCTGCTCACCTCGGACGGAAgcagaaagaggaggaagtgCCGTGTCATCTTTAAG GCTCCCAAGGGTGGGTCGCTGAAGCTGTCGTGCCCAGTGATGAACTTGGCGTCCAGCGGCTGCAAGAGGGAGAAGCTCTTAGTGAAGGCGGACGGCCGCAG GTGGGAGTTCTGTAAGAATAACAAGTTATTGGTTGAGACCTCCGGCGAGATGCTGTCCATCAAGCACCAGAGGAATAAGATTCGCAAGAAGGATTGTACCGGCGTCTTCATGTGTGAGGTGACGCTACTCTCGAAACAAG TCGGAAGAGATAGACAGCCTTCAGGCAGTTCAATCGTTGGCGCTCCAAAACTGTGCGACACAGAGTACCCGTACCAACCCGTGCCGTAA